In Citrus sinensis cultivar Valencia sweet orange chromosome 2, DVS_A1.0, whole genome shotgun sequence, a single genomic region encodes these proteins:
- the LOC102624723 gene encoding cysteine proteinase inhibitor 1: MNQRFCCLIVLFLSVVPLLAAGDRKGALVGGWKPIEDPKEKHVMEIGQFAVTEYNKQSKSALKFESVEKGETQVVSGTNYRLILVVKDGPSTKKFEAVVWEKPWEHFKSLTSFKPMVK; encoded by the coding sequence ATGAATCAACGTTTTTGCTGTCTTATTGTTCTCTTTCTCTCCGTGGTCCCTCTCCTGGCCGCCGGCGACCGTAAAGGAGCGTTGGTTGGGGGATGGAAGCCGATAGAGGACCCCAAGGAGAAGCACGTGATGGAGATCGGACAGTTCGCGGTGACGGAGTACAACAAACAGTCAAAGAGCGCGTTGAAGTTCGAGAGCGTGGAGAAGGGCGAGACTCAGGTGGTTTCCGGCACCAATTACCGGCTGATCTTGGTCGTCAAGGACGGACCTTCGACCAAGAAATTTGAAGCTGTCGTTTGGGAGAAGCCATGGGAGCATTTCAAGAGTCTCACCTCGTTTAAGCCTATGGTTAAATAG
- the LOC127900357 gene encoding heterodimeric geranylgeranyl pyrophosphate synthase small subunit, chloroplastic-like has translation MLPPYLPTAIGSSCALAFTNQNQVTQQDAAYWTSIHEDIGAHLRQAVVVKERVEVYEPMRHFVFAAPVNMAPVLCVAACELVGGHREQAIVAAAALHVMHAASFIHANQIQSFSWRMQCFRFGLELLASSDNPAGNNSGRILRVMVEMTRAMGSQGVVEGQYNELQCSQCDEMMIGN, from the exons ATGCTGCCACCATATCTGCCGACTGCTATTGGCTCTTCTTGTGCTTTGGCTTTTACGAACCAGAACCAGGTAACACAACAAGATGCAG CATATTGGACGTCTATACATGAGGATATTGGGGCCCACCTCCGGCAGGCCGTCGTCGTAAAGGAGCGGGTAGAAGTTTACGAGCCCATGCGCCATTTTGTCTTCGCCGCCCCAGTCAACATGGCACCCGTGCTGTGTGTGGCCGCCTGTGAGCTCGTCGGGGGCCACCGCGAACAAGCcattgttgctgctgctgctttgCATGTCATGCATGCAGCCTCGTTCATTCATGCAAACCAAATACAGAGCTTCTCGTGGCGGATGCAATGCTTCCGTTTTGGGCTGGAGTTGTTGGCCAGCTCCGACAACCCGGCCGGAAACAACTCGGGTCGGATTTTACGTGTGATGGTTGAGATGACACGTGCCATGGGATCACAAGGTGTTGTGGAGGGGCAGTACAATGAGCTACAATGTAGTCAATGTGATGAGATGATGATCGGAAATTGA